In Juglans regia cultivar Chandler unplaced genomic scaffold, Walnut 2.0 Scaffold_683, whole genome shotgun sequence, the sequence tatttgaaatatatgaatgaaatttttcatatttattctaaatttgaCTATTATTAAAAAGGTAATGCGCTCgcttttatttgtataaattattttttcataaaaatatctataaaatgttttgtcatgttattttttttattttatcaactaGCATTTAAAATATAGTGAAATAATCTCGTGACTACATAATGGGTTAGGTTTACTAATTAGATTGGTGCGTGATTCGAATGCACGTAGAATAagttatttatcttttatttgaacAAATAATAATGGGTTTTTCAATGAAGAggatcttttatttttgaattaatgaTAGGGAAGAATCGTTTAGCTTTCTTTAATAAATGATTCGTATCTTTCCCACGTACATAAGACAAAAAGTACTTAGATAATTAACCTAATACactaattaaaggaaaaataaattacatttttatatgattaaatgAGACAACCATTGTTTAGGAATACAATTGTTCTAAGATATTTTCAgactactttattattattcactactattcataaatcaataAAGAcgattttaatatctaaacggaACCATAATGTCTACCATATAGTTCCATAGAAAATttcgaaaatgaaaaatattattctttattctaAATCTCATCGTTCTCAATTATATCAATTGATGTGTCATATTTCAAGTGACATTTTATTCAAATTGCATAATTATAAAATCGTCTAAATGAAAAATAgcaatgccatatatatatatatatatatatacacactagcggttgggcaatgtgcgaggcacatttgcccggttgaaaaataacttattttgtaaaatataaatatgttttgggttaaaaaaaaaaacgtaatcattagtaaaataagtagtatatagagaattttttatgaatttaatttctgcacctaacaagtgaaaagagatgtagagaatttttgtgatagtgatagtacttcactgcataaatcgaaacaatccaaccgaagaaaaaaaatgagaagtggtaaaatgaagggttggatttaaatcttaaaaattttaatgtaccaacagcagcctcgtccttcaaaaaacaacacacgtagacatcatatccttagatatgatttggatcgatgtattaatagtagtgatatggtttgtgaatagtaatatataaaattatttggattaagatgttttatttgattttagaaaatgacagaaaaaaaattaaaataaaaatattataaaagttaaaatattattggaatataattttttaatgtagtttttgttttaaaatttaaaaaatttatatttaagaaaattgtaatgattagattaacaaattaaaaaatattttatatttaaataatattttaaaaaatatataaaagtttctgaaaacctaagaatctattaatctcttcctcgaactcaataattttgtttgggaagaaatagattgtcaattccctcctgacccaatgatgttgtaaattttttatttttttaaaaatgtttatgatgattaaaaaaatacatgaaaaaaagaaaataaaaataaaaaaatgaaatacatattcatgacatattttcaggttacttttttattagttgtagcagttctctttagttaattaagaatattatcatatttaaattatgttaaaactctaattatttatatagttatacttttttaaaaatatttaacaaaatttcattatttatttaatgatgaaatattagtattttataaatggcttggttattttgaaattagtggtacttgtataaaatcctgtatggcgtaagattttttaattgataaaaaaaagcaagtttgccacatctgtcaaattgaagaaaaaaataaagtgtaatttcaaatattaaaatagtctaatgtataagaataaaattattatttatttatgttcatcatttattatgaaatttaaattatattaaaaattcaaattaattagatagtttttttctcttaaaaatgtacagtaaaattttatcatttatttaatgataaaaaattagtattttataaattaaaattgatttttagtgtatgatataataaacagtaataggatatgcgaaaaaaacatgcgaagaaaaaaaaacagcttctttattgatcatttaaaactcaaaaatcaatatttttttcactttttctttcttcctctttctcattccctacgcacgattgtggtattacgtcgcacattggcattcacacagacaaaaacaaaaaacaaaaaaaaatctttactgttcattaatgttcatcatactgtcgatgaacagtaataagatatgaaaaaaaaaacggcTGATTTAGATTTACTATTCACgatgaatagtaatgaacaaTAACGTTATAGGCGCATTTAAGtaataggcagatatatatCAACTTCAATTCTCTTGGATGGAAGACGTGTTTATACATATGTGCATGTATGTATAAACAAGTCTTCAATTCAAGAGAATCAAAGTTGATGGAAGGTAAGAACAATTGCACTTAAAACACGTTTTATGTGCATCTACAAAATAATGCTCAAGGCAAAAGGGTATGGACAAAGCTTGATTATTCTATTGCATCATTATTTGGAGGAGAAGGAGATCAACTTTGACCATTTCAAAGAAAGGATAACGTGTTGTTAAGGTGTTGATCTGACCGACTCTGACCACATCTctgtaaataaatatgttttgagtgCCTCCACAGTAAGTATTTCAATTCCCCACAATAAAGCTATTATTTCAATTTCCCACaatatttaggttgtgtttagatgttgaattgagttaagttgagatgataaaatattattagaatattattttttaataatattattattttgaaatttgaaaaaattaaattatttattatattttgtattgagatttaaaaaaattgtaatgatgaattgagatgaattgagatgagtttgagatccaaacgaagccttattATTGTCCATtccatatctcatctcatttaatataataaagacATAATTTACTACCAtcttaattacaataaattaataaaataaaatgaatatcatgatctctaatataatattataatttcataCAATAGTTCAAAGTTACAAGAGTGCAGTCAAGAATCTGATGGCAGACggctccattttttttatttattgattaagaaagtgattttaagtgtattaatatatttttttattttttaaatatattaaaaaaatgtgaaaagaaaaatgaaaaaaaaatagaaaagcaaCTAGCGGTCAAAGTGAGCAAACTACTCTAGACGgcagagtagcccgactcttTCTTCAAATGTAAAACATGAGTAACTCACTCCCCcattgtgttaaaaaaaaaaactacaatagTGTAGATATAAAAGCCAATAATTGTCAAAGGTCTGTGGCCTGGTTGGCATAATCCTCGGCTTTgaactttcaaaataaaagtctaAAATTCGAAACTCCAGTcccagattaaaaaaaaaaaaaaaaccaataattctGTCTAGTGGAAAATGAAGTATGCTAATTAGAAAGAATATCCAAAGTAGTCAAGAACATATTGCTTAAATGACACTCTTATTTAATTCTCTATCATATGCCATTCTCAAAATCATATCCCacgaacaaaaatattatttatcatcatcctattaatataaaaatatgataataaatagttttctaattattaaaaatcagataataatttaaaaaaattgataaatatcaCTTCAAGCCCACTTTGAAAGTTGGATCTGGTCTAACCTATAGCCCTGGCCTTGAATTCATTGTTAGTGGATTGGATTTAGTTAAATCTTCCAGCTTGGCATGATTTCATGCCCAAACCCAAATTCATGAAcagggttttatttttattttgtgtttttgttaaaaagagagaaaagaaatgtgaaagaCAATTTCTTCTGATGGATGATCCCTTGCTTGATTCCTTCTCTAACGCTTTTACAAACCTACTTTGAGTccagggaagggaagggaagggaagggagaAGTACGAGGAGAACAAAGTAAAGCATAAAATGGACATTTATTGCTATTTAATACCCATTATCACTGATGTAATCTACTAAAAAGTTGCTTGCAAAAATATCTCTCAGAATGGAGCTTATGCAAATTTCCCTGGCCCACTTGCTCGGGACAGCTTTTGCTCTATCTTTGGTGGCCATACCTGCTGCCTATTTATATTTCACCAATAAACGCAAAGGTATGATTTCCATCTTTTGTGGCAATCGTGAATGTGTAAATAtagtgtaattatttttaaaaaaatgaataaatacatgattcacataaaaaaaattaattttttaatagtagatctcactctttttcaaagtgattacatgACGTTTGCACACTTCACGactgcatgtagcattactctttactAAAACAGGAAATTATCAATTTATCATTACCTCTCTAATACCTTCAAATTGGCAACTATTTCATATGTAAAACAACAAACCACCATTAATCAATTTTCCTAAAACTTGTCACTCCACTTCAGCTATCCCTACAAGGATGTCAAGTGTCAACATCTAACCACTACTTTGAATTAGTTTACCAACACCAACAACATTACTTACCTCCTTttctaaaatattgttatatatggAAAGAAATGGATATCAAATTTCTGAAATATATTTTCGTGCAAGTAGGAATTGTCAATCATCAAGGATCCATGCATTTGTCAACTTAACTGAAATTTGATTATTCCTGATACTCgatgatcaataaaaaaatgcatgtgaaCTTCTTTATCAAGCaagtttttaagaaaactatattTTGTACTCTCGTATTATCATTGTTTTTCAACTTGCAtgctaaaatatcaaaattgtcAATGTACAcgataaattatcaaattttaacaATTCGCAAACTCATTACTAACTGTTAAGATTGTGCTATACATGTACTATTTTTCATCGAAGTGAGTAGTCAGATTTTGACCAAACGTGTAAATTATCAAGATTTGATGGTCTAAGGCTGAGATTTGACAATTTCGGTAGTTTAGGATGCAATTGAGATAGCGGTGGTAATTCAGATGTGCAAAACataatttcttgtttttgtttttcaagttTTCTTATGGTCTTAAATTCCTTATTTGCCTGCCATATGATTGTTCTGGTGATGTCTGTCCAGGTTGTTTAAATCCTGACAAGTTCAACGAATTCAAACTTGTTAAGAAAACTCAGCTAAACCATAATACTGCAAGGTTCAGATTTAGTCTTCCTACACCCACTTCAGTATTGGGTCTTCCCGCCGGACAGTATGTAATTTGCAGGTTCAAGTAACTGATTCTGTCAGTGTCAATGATTTCAGAATTGCAATGCATTTGTCTTCTGCATAACTCTGATGTTTTGTTGTAGTGCATAAACACTTCAAAAGTTCTCTGAGGCATTGAAACCTTCTTGAAACATAGATTATGGGTGCATAATGTCTGAACTATCTTTTGATAAATTGAGTTATTTGTTTgctcattttgttaatttctcCAGTTATGCTTAGTGAATATGATTGTTCCAACAGTTTTTTGAACTCTCTTTATGTTGCTTTTATCAATTCCCCCAAAACTTAGTTGTCTGTATATACAAATAATGGACATCTAGTTGATGCAACAAGTGACAAGAATTGAAACCTAACAAGTGTTCCCTGGTTAAGCAGAGGAAAGGATAACCAAGGTGAAGAAGTGATTAGACCATATACACCAATTACTTTGGACTCTCATGTGGGTTACTTTGAACTGGTTGTAAAGGTATATCCCATCATCCCCCTTTCATATCTAAGAACATGTCTTTGCTCATTCATTTCAGTTTTATTCAGCAGAACTCGGTTTCTCATTTTGATTTTTCCTGTAAAAGATGTATCCCATGGGAAAGATGTCCCACCATTTTAGAGAGATGCGAGAAGGCGATTACCTGTCTGTGAAGGGCCCCACGGTACATATTCTATCTTTTGGGGGATACCCACTTGATACATGTGGATGTTGGTCTCTATTACAGATAATAGTGTTAGCCATGGAAATTCTGATAGATTGTTTAGAACTTCTGTTATGTACATGGGCTTGACACCTTGAAGTTGGCGACAATATTAGGTATGAACTCCAGTTACCCTTCATTGCAGATTCCTGTAAAATATGGTTGCAAGGACAATGCAAATCATTGCAAAACCTTTCGTAATCACACTGTTGATTGTTGAAATGGAACTTTACCATATGTAGGTTTTAAACAACTAGTAGTGATGAATTTGCCTTCAAAATGTTGTGGGCAAAATCATTTAAGCCACCCATTTTGGACCATATCCACTTCGGTTCTACATTAGATCCTACCCTATTATCTTAAGCAACAGTGGGAGCTATAAATGTATGCCTAAATCAGTTGGTATTATGTATTGCATACTCATCAGAACCAAGATTTTCAAATTCtctgtttttttcattttatgagTTAAATTTTCGTGCTTAAAAGGGGAGCTTTAAATACAAACCTGGCCAAGCTAGAGCTTTTGGAATGCTTGCAGGTGGCTCTGGCATAACCGCAATGTTTCAGGTACATATGTGAGCATTAAAAAGCAGAATTTCTTCCTGTTTAGTGTTCTGATTGGTATTATTGATCTTATCAAGCATTTTGTTGATTTAAAGGTTCTTATTTctacttctctctttctttgtttctttgtcATTCCTTTTGTTTCCAGCTCACTCGAGCCATACTAGAAAACCGGAAAGATAAGACCAATGTGCATCTTATCTATGCCAATGTCACCCTAGATGACATCCTGTTGAAGGTAATTTGCttgcttcatttttttcccttatagATGAGTGTGCAGTGCACTAGTTTTTCTTTactggatgaattagagaaaactTGTTCAACCAAACAGATAGTGCACCTGTCAGAATCATTTACAAGACCTTTGTAGCAGGGCACTCCAAACGGCAGAAACATAAATAAGACAAAGCAAATTACACAGAGAAAGACATCGATGGAAACAAACTAAATGTAATTGGAAACAGCAATAGCAATTCCTTAGCTTTGACAGAGTCTGGTTGATTCGTTCTGCATCCAAGTTGTCCtcataatatgaaattttcttttagaactATATCTTATTTACCTTTTCTGCAATTCTTGCATATAAAAGAAGATGTACcacatataaaaagaaatagagttAGTCTAGATACAGTGCCCAAATGG encodes:
- the LOC109018278 gene encoding NADH--cytochrome b5 reductase 1-like, coding for MELMQISLAHLLGTAFALSLVAIPAAYLYFTNKRKGCLNPDKFNEFKLVKKTQLNHNTARFRFSLPTPTSVLGLPAGQYVICRGKDNQGEEVIRPYTPITLDSHVGYFELVVKMYPMGKMSHHFREMREGDYLSVKGPTGSFKYKPGQARAFGMLAGGSGITAMFQLTRAILENRKDKTNVHLIYANVTLDDILLKEELDAFARNFPNRFKVFYVLNEPPVPWNGGVGFITKEMIQTHFPAPAPDVQILRCGPPAMNMAMKAHVDALGYTSDMCYNEP